One Nicotiana tomentosiformis chromosome 4, ASM39032v3, whole genome shotgun sequence genomic window carries:
- the LOC104085723 gene encoding uncharacterized protein — translation MSLACLVCHSVESPSHSFRSYSVSSSDNDGRCSAIANCLIKKISLSHPNANGGITTSKVTPQPTDQSNGMTGPPRLVRSRAVRRDIVRDWNFDEVALER, via the coding sequence ATGAGTCTGGCATGTTTGGTATGCCATAGTGTTGAAAGCCCATCACATTCCTTCAGAAGTTACTCTGTTTCAAGTTCCGACAACGATGGGAGATGTTCTGCGATTGCCAATTGCTTGATCAAGAAGATATCGCTTAGCCACCCTAATGCAAATGGTGGCATCACAACATCTAAAGTGACCCCTCAGCCAACTGATCAGAGTAATGGCATGACAGGTCCCCCACGGCTCGTTAGGAGCCGTGCTGTGAGGAGGGATATAGTGAGAGACTGGAACTTTGATGAGGTTGCATTGGAGCGCTAG